From the Penaeus chinensis breed Huanghai No. 1 chromosome 28, ASM1920278v2, whole genome shotgun sequence genome, one window contains:
- the LOC125040263 gene encoding U-scoloptoxin(01)-Cw1a-like: MKVLAALLALAGVAAANSAFRFSDGYLDVLGAEPVQAFDCAGRSYGYYADVSSDCRVFHVCLPVADDLGELLETAHFSFFCGNQTVFSQESLTCAHPEEAFPCDQAETLFDSVNALFGVIPEEK, encoded by the coding sequence ATGAAGGTCCTCGCAGCTCTCCTGGCTCTGGCGGGCGTCGCCGCCGCCAACTCCGCCTTCCGCTTCTCCGACGGCTACCTCGACGTCCTCGGCGCAGAGCCCGTTCAGGCCTTCGACTGTGCCGGCCGAAGCTACGGCTATTACGCCGACGTCAGCAGCGACTGCCGAGTGTTCCACGTGTGCCTGCCCGTCGCTGACGACCTGGGCGAGCTGCTCGAGACcgcccacttctccttcttctgcggcAACCAGACCGTGTTCAGCCAGGAGTCCCTCACCTGCGCCCACCCCGAGGAGGCCTTCCCCTGCGACCAGGCCGAGACCCTCTTCGACTCCGTCAACGCCCTCTTCGGGGTCATTCctgaagaaaaatag
- the LOC125040270 gene encoding U-scoloptoxin(01)-Cw1a-like: MKVLAALLALAGVAAANSAFRFSDGYLDVLGAEPVQAFDCVGRSYGYYADVSSDCRVFHVCLPVADDLGELLETAQFSFFCGNQTVFSQESLTCAHPEEAFPCDQAETLFDSVNALFGVIPDEK, from the coding sequence ATGAAGGTCCTCGCAGCTCTCCTGGCTCTGGCGGGCGTCGCCGCCGCCAACTCCGCCTTCCGCTTCTCCGACGGCTACCTCGACGTCCTCGGCGCAGAGCCCGTTCAGGCCTTCGACTGTGTCGGTCGAAGCTACGGCTATTACGCCGACGTCAGCAGCGACTGCCGAGTGTTCCACGTGTGCCTGCCCGTCGCTGACGACCTGGGCGAGCTGCTCGAGACCGCCCAGTTCTCCTTCTTCTGCGGCAACCAGACCGTGTTCAGCCAGGAGTCCCTCACCTGCGCCCACCCCGAGGAGGCCTTCCCCTGCGACCAGGCCGAGACCCTCTTCGACTCCGTCAACGCACTCTTCGGGGTCATTCCTgacgaaaaataa